aatccgcctctgtgtGTGTAGTATACAGAAATATTTCAGTGACCGCTTTATCTATAGTATATGTatgatcatagtatacagaaaaacacaaaaaaatagtgTTCTGTCTCAAGTACTAattcaaattatgtttaatttcaaaacaggCCTAAAGGGCAGCGGAAGTCTTTTATATTTCTCAAAAAGTCAGTacgatgacggaaacaatatatggatgcatttattttcgttttcctcccaatataacccaaactgaaatactttaagcaaggatgataaatgctagaacacacccgcgaaatcgcgggcatccaagggtggttgaaagtatgtaaagtgttgtaggttgaatttttgtaaaaaaaataatgactggAGAATATTTCAGGAAAGCTGATAAAAAGttataggtacttggggacaggacaattgtttttcaacCCCTGCTCCTTTTATcccaaaatttccatttttttgttttctatttatttcaatatgaacatacgtttagtatgttatgaacatacattactataaataaagtgtgtttGCTTTTAACTATCAATTCTCAGTTAACTAAtcaatccacggcggtcattgatatattatatagaccctctTTATTTAATATACTTAGTGACCCGATGAATTTTTGTAAGAGACTTTATGActgaagaatttcagaaaaggtatgaAATGATTTAGATACTTTGGGacatgacaattgtttttctagcccggctcctaATTTTTTCCTCAGAATTTCCTATAATTGCtcttttattgatttcaataatgtaagcgtttatctgtatattatgaacatacattactataaataaagtgtatttgctttttactatcaactctcaatttactaatcgatccacagcggtcattgacatattatatagaACATCTTTATTTAATAAACTCAGTGACCGCAGtggatagttaacttgaaaataaatgcaaatacaCGTTATTTAAGTCTTTGGTACATTTATGTACAAAGTACagaaaaaacgcaaaccggatgtctagtctgacttaaaatttcgtccaatgaccggacaatatccggatgccttttttcttgtttttctcccaaaataactcaatctgaataatcatataaatggatgacaaatgcaactatgcactgtacctataagacacagaggcgtgttgatttatttattgtagaaggaagagaagcgacacacaaaatgaggtcttctcgtttaatagtttagatatatatatatgtgctgaTTTACTTGCAACACTTTTTTTGCCTACTGCATCCTCTGATTTGTTTGGTATTGTTTCTGCATATTACTTGcttcatgtccagtggcaaatatttcaaacatgttcaaataCAGTAACATGTGCCATAACtttgtaaattatgatttattttgaCATAATTTTAATAACAGTGCATACATGTAAATAATTTCCAAAATAATAACCCAATGTTTGATTGACTAGGTTCAGGTGTTAATGAACTTAATGAAGCCATCTTAGAGGGGATCTCATTGGGGGGTTGGGATCCTGGATCCCGctaactgttttgtcagattccagtatcccgcttacactatgtatgtaagcaattctcatttttttgtcatttcctgggTCCTGCTAGACCTCATTTCCTGCTTTCaagtgtcacgcttacaaaaaatcggcaatcctgtGTCCCCAATGAGACCCCTCTTAGAGAAGCAAAATGTAATGAATTTAATATTCTAATTATTGTAGAGTTTGGTTGCAGCTAACAACTAGCGATAAGGTTCATGATGCTGTTAATCCTGAAAGTAAGTTTGATTGTCAGTATGTTAATACAATGAAACAGCCCTACATATTGAACAAATTGCCACCTTGAGggtaaatatatatcaaaggtaGTAATGGGGTACCCTACATGAAAATTGATGATATAAAACTATGCTATAACTTTTATGAGAAGCATTTACCTAAGTTGATCCTAATGATTGTACCAGAACGAGATTGGACAAATGATGATAAAAGAAGTAGAACAGTAGAAAGGTTCCTTTGTTGTGAAACGTAGCAAATATTGGGAGGTGTGATGATAAATGCCGAAATAGCATTCTTACTACATTGTATCATGTCATGATCATCTGTTTTGATAATGgtttaattgaataaattgttTAGTGTATTTGATAAAAATCTGTAGGAAAGAAGTTCGAAAACAGAAAGGACTCAGGAGTAGAACCAGTAGTTAAGTATAGATTGTGAGGTAACCTGCTGCTGAAATCAATCTGAGTGTTGTGTTTCAACATGATTTTTACATGAAACTACTGTACCAGCTAAACCTTCACAGAATAACAGGATTTTAACTAAGTTTATTAACCTGTCTTTTTCAGTTGGTATTGTTGTGGATCCTGTGCATCTTTTGATATGGGAAACAACACGTCAGTGAATGATGTGACCGTTTTTCTTAGAGATCTCCCCAAAAGTGGAGAATCCATGTTTACCTTTTAGCGGGGTATGTCACATGATGTAAACATCCGGTTTGCATTTCAATATTTTcgtaattttattcaaaaacatttgcTTTTTTAGTTTACagtatttgatattttcatactgaaaaatgatttcagaaataaaattcaaaactttggaagtaaagtttaatttttacaaaactgtGAGATTTTTCTAATGACCAATCAAAATTTCGCACCAAAGTATGTTAATACAATGAAACAGCCCTACATATTGAACAAATTGCCACCTTGAGggtaaatatatatcaaaggtaGTAATGGGGTACCCTACATGAAAATTGATGATATAAAACTATGCTATAACTTTTATGAGAAGCATTTACCTAAGTTGATCCTAATGATTGTACCAGAACGAGATTGGACAAATGATGATAAAAGAAGTATTTGATAAAAATCTGTAGGAAAGAAGTTCGAAAACAGAAAGGACTCAGGAGTAGAACCAGTAGTTAAGTATAGATTGTGAGGTAACCTGCTGCTGAAATCAATCTGAGTGTTGTGTTTCAACATGATTTTTACATGAAACTACTGTACCAGCTAAACCTTCACAGAATAACAGGATTTTAACTAAGTTTATTAACCTGTCTTTTTCAGTTGGTATTGTTGTGGATCCTGTGCATCTTTTGATATGGGAAACAACACGTCAGTGAATGATGTGACCGTTTTTCTTAGAGATCTCCCCAAAAGTGGAGAATCCATGTTTACCTTTTAGCGGGGTATGTCACATGATGTAAACATCCGGTTTGGATTTCAATATTTTcgtaattttattcaaaaacatttgcTTTTTTAGTTTACagtatttgatattttcatactgaaaaatgatttcagaaataaaattcaaaactttggaagtaaagtttaatttttacaaaactgtGAGATTTTTCTAATGACCAATCAAAATTTCGCACCAAATTTCAAACAAGCGGAAACCTTCACACGAAAACGTAAACACATGAAACAGGTCGATAAATAATGTCATAGTCTgcggtaaaaaaaaaaccaatcacaaAATAATCTGGTAAAATTGATTAATGGTGATAATGAATTATAAGTGATATAAGCCTATATGTTACGAAAGAGTGATGGGAAAAGCCTGTCATGCACCccctttaatatttttaattttcatataactATGTTAAACAAGTGTGTACTCATACCAATAATCTTACATCTTGTGGTCTCAACTCACTTGCCTTCTTGGTatcttatttcttaaaatatcccAGTAACACATCTTATCACTCCTTGCTGACCTAAGAAATATCTGTCCCACTCGatctatacaccttatcgctatttgtctgccattactggatatcacacaggttcccgtaaaattttgacgtcacaatacaaaatatctgacgccacaatggaaaagtgattgttatcatggttatatgcgtcaaaagttcaagcggccgggtcaggcgggattagtgataaggtgtattgacgtcatacaacaatcacttttccattgtggcgtaagatattttgtattatgatgtcAAATTTTACGTGAACCTGTATAATGTCCGGTTATCGTAATGGCAGACAAAGGACAAGGTACACTAAGGGCCGTATTTGGCCcccttttttgtcaattttttttcatcatgaaATAAACGAAATTATAATCGAAAATAATTTGCATATATCTGTTCTTTAGAAGCTCATGCGGATTTTAATTTTTGGTAAAGCAGAAATCTGATTTTGAGTTGCTTAAAGTTACCTAATTACACCAAAAGGTAGCAAAACGTTGATTTTTGGACTGAAATTCTTCGTTTTTAAAGGCCTCCGCCAACGTGAGCCACAGAAAAGAATGGTGATGAGGATAGCATTCAAACAGAATTTTCAGATAATGAAGAGAAACTTTTGGCTCACGTTGGCGGAGGCCTTCAAATATGTATAAAACTATCtcctaaaaaaacaacaacttcgcCGTAATAGTAAAATCGGAGCGAAATCGGAGAAAGGGCTGAAAAACTCCGCATTCAGCTGTGATTACCAGACACCACCAACTACATCAAGAATATTTCCAAAGGTGAGGTTTTTAGTTTTGAGATTTGGCAATCATtcttcaaattgtattttttttctttttatcaatctAGATTTTGTTTATCCAATTTGGATCAACAAACAAATGGTGAAAACGTATCATCGGCATTTGACACACACAATAAACAGCCATTTGCATGTGTATCTGAGACCGGTTGAGTCATgatatatattaaagctacaaaGAGTTTGAATGATTAAATAATTTTTCGTTTCAAGTAAAAAATATACTCAGAATATGTGAAAATTGGGAACAAAATATCGGTCCGGTTGCGGACGACTTTGAGAAATTGACTAccgccgaaaacaacattttttgcTTATCCTTAACCGGAGATTTTTCTAATGAGTTTACatgaaaatttaacaatttttgcaAGTAAAATAATTTCCAATTTCCGTATGAATTCGACTACAAATAGAATTAACTGagaacataacaaataaaaaaaaaacaatagtgaTAAGTATGTcgttttacacaatatttgtcaTGATGACAACGTAGTCTAATGGGAACACCGTTGCCTTTTGTCCGGGCGTCCTACGTTCGAATCTCATTACAAccattactatttttttttcatttttttttacttgtatcattttatcattttattttctttcaaaaaagaaagaaaagcagAAAAATGCTCGAGTTCATGATATAATAGCCAGCATTTTAGTCTGATTTCTAAACATAAAGTTTTAGTCACTTCAAATGGTATGCAACAGATTTTTATTCTAAGTTTGAGCctcattcaattttttttgccCTTGGAATCATTTTTTCAATatgggacgacatcaaaagatcaatgaagTATAGCAAACTTATATCAAATAACTTGGGGAATGATAAAATGGCTgctatttttgtttctttgacTTCGATTTAACAtgtatccctattggtcaatcatttttcccaaattaagttaagggAGTTGGGGAGGGGGGGTGGGGGAATCAGtggaaaaactatgtgaatttttatcctacattgaacttttgatttcgTCCCTGAGAGAAGTTGAATAGAAGTAATTTGAAGAAATAatattacagccgatttcattgagtgtgtagccaaaggtaacagtggcggatccaggggctAGGGTGGGGGGGCGGGGGGTTTGAatccccttttttggacgatcaatgcatttgaaaagaGGATAGTAcacctgacctaataatgactgaatggttcagctaacaagcaagcttaccaaagatattacctttgcctacacactcaacgAAATCGGCTATATATAAAGGGAGTTCATATATAAATTGTGGATATAACATAGTTGTTTCAGACATACACGAAATATTTTAAGGTTTAACTTCTATCAACAGATAACAGTAACAtgtttttaaagatagattttccGGCCCTtggtttttaaagtaaaaatgaaaaaataaatatatatacatatatcataacATAATTAAACGTTACACAAATGCTCAGACGACCTGATGTGCAAggtttcatataatatatatttttctgtcttaTTACAGATATAGAATTGACATCCTGATTATGTAAACCATGGACACCACATAACATGCATAATGAAATTCATGGACGTTCGTATGCCTGTTTTCGAAAATGGTATAGTTATTTTGTTAAACTtgtataatatatagatataggaagatgaggtatgagtgcgaatgagacaactctccatccaagtaacaatttataaaagtaaaccattatagatcaaggtacggACTGCGACACGGAcattggctcacagcgaacagcaagctataaaggaccccaaaaattactaTTAGACTTAATACTTAATcacttttgtttgaaaaaaaaattctctcaTATTTCAATTTGGCTCTTATAAATTCGATATCAGCAGCATGACTGTTGTAGTCTTCGGTCACTTTTTTATCAATTGTATTATAATTCAGAATGTGAAATACATGTCTGTAGCCGATGCCTCCTTACTATATATTTTACAAGATAAGATAATGTAGCCTTTTAAGGCTttttaataaagataaataattttGCAGCCGCTCATTATATATTAGACATATATTTCGATATCTATTTCAGGTACATCCATAAGGGGTTACAGTATTTACATTGATAAGAATGAAGAAACATAAGGAATGGTAAATATATACaacactatttttttaatttttttatacatatttaacaAAACTGGTTGCAAGGGTCTTCTCGGCACAAGACCATACAATAAGCACAAGTGTCCGCTGGATTGAAATGATTCGGCATTGAAGGTGATCTGCTATTGAAAAGATGaacaaaaataatgatataagGGAAACTTAATGTTGGGTTAATGTCAATAAGAGCCACCATTCAAACATCACAATGTTCTAAGACTGTTACTGCATGTTTAAATATATGCTGCATGAATATGCATCTCGTATGGCATACTAGACACTATACAATTAGTCTTATACAGCATATCACACCCGGTCTAAAAGAGGAACTATATTGCATTCGCCTTGTCCATCTGTTAAATATTCAAACTACCGCGACTGTATAATAGCATAACGTTCTCGTCATTATACTTGTGTATAGATACATTTGATTTCTGTTGATATGGGTATATTACGGAAAATATTGTTCCGAGCTGGGTAAAAAGAGGTATGAACAACTTCCACCCTCTTTTTTGAAACTGGCTTAATCTGCTCCTGTTTTTTGCATTATGGTTCACAGGAAGATAAATTATACAACTAAAAATAAAGGTTAAATTAGAGTAAACGGTTTTTGATtagataattaaaataatttctccttcattttcatttttaggtaATGCTGTGAGGATGCCTACCCCACGAAATTTCAGTTGCATTATATGTATGAAAACGCATTTAAAAGAGACAAACCGACGAGCAATATTTAATTCTGGATTACGGAACTATGTAGAGTCAATTTTAAAAAGACATGTGTACGAACATGACACAATTTGCTTAAAATGTAGAACAAGAATTCAACGAGAAATTCAGGCTAACAAATTAGTTAACAATGTGACTgttgcagaaaaaaataaaagcaatgaaaaaaaacaagcaaGCTCTGGAGGCGTCCTTAGTCCAAAAACCATACAACTTCCAATATGTTCTACCACAAAATCACACCGTATGTGTATTGTTTGTAAGAAGCAGAATTCAAATAGGCATAAACTTATTGTTGTTCCCAATGAAGCCAAGACACAAACATTTATAGACAAGGGCATCTTTATTTCCACGAACACTAGGTGTTGTTCTGATCACCTTGTTGGTAAATACTTCAAGCAAGAGGCTCTGAAAGCATTAAAGCATACTTCTTCGTCGACATTCTTCAACCGTACGGATGTAAACAACTTGTTGGATAGAACCAGGTCAATGCTAAAAGATGTTGGAAAACTTAATTTCGATGTCCAGATAGCTATGTCAGATGACGATTTTGTTAATCTCACTGGACTCACCAAACAACAGTTTGACGTTGTCGCCACACATGTTACAGACTTAAGAAACTCTGAAGTACGCTCAATAAGAACATGTCTTGCTATTCTCCTTGTAAAATTACGCACTGGATTATCGAACACAATCTTGGGAACTCTTTTCAGCCTTAAGTCCTACAATATACGGCGAGCCGTACACTCAGCTCGAGAATCTCTAATCAAAAATTTTGTTCCATCATTTTTAGGATTCAACCATATGAGTCATTCCGTTTTTGCCCAGAGTCATACAACTCCAACTGCCAAAACATTGTTTACAGGAAACAATGAAGACACAGCTGTTCTGATCCTAGATGGGACATACATATACATACAGAAAAGTTCATACCACAAGTTCCAGAAGAAAACCTACAGTATGCACAAAAATCGACCTTTAGTCAAGCCCATGATTATAGTTGGATCTGATGGCTACATTTTGAGTGTCTTGGGGCCATATTATGCCAATGGCCACAACAACGATGCCTCAATTACCAAGCATTTATTTAAAACCAATGCTGAAGATATAAAGAAATGGATAAAGGACGATGACGTATTAGTAGTCGACAGAGGTTTCAGAGATGCTCAAGCTTTCCTTGAGAGTTTGAACTTAAAAGTAGAGATGCCTTGTTTCATCAAAAAGGGACAAAAACAACACACTACCGAGGAGGCAAATTCTTCACGACTTATAACAAAAGTTCGGTGGGTAGTTGAAAGCGCCAATGGACGCATTAAACAGTGGCGCTTTCTCGACAAAGTCGTTTCAAACCACTTCGTTCCCTATATTGGAGATTTTGTCAGAATTGTTTCTGCATTTATTAATTGCTTCCGGGCTCCACTGATTAATGATTTTTGCAATGAAGAGATCGGCCAAACTATGCTGGATAAAGCACAGCTTGGTAACCAGGTACAGAAGTATGTCGAGGACAATAATTTAATTCGCAAAAAGGCTATTTATTCTGAAGTAAATGGCACGGAAAACGTTTTAGATTTTCCTAAACTTACTCTCCAACAAATCAGAGATATTACAATGGGAGTATATCAACTGAAGCAAGCCCCAAGATATACAGAAAGCCATCTATCTGATGACAATTACATGCTCCAGACTTGCCGTGACCGTCCTAATCTATTACGAGTAAAACTAACATCCAGACATTCGTCCTCAAGAGTGTACAGCCTATGGATTGAATTTAGTGGAGATGAAGTCACTGGTTGGTATTGCACCTGTAAAGTTGGCGCCCGGGTGGTTGGTTGTTGTGCGCATATTGCATCTACAATGTGGTACCTTGGTTATAGCAGGTGGGAACTAGAGACACCAAGCACGTGTAAATATGCAgattcaattttgaatgcaaaagaTGTGCCACTTGAAACAGATTCCGATTCTGATAGTGACGGTTTCATTGAGGAGTGAATCTCTGACACTCATATTTATTGACAGACGTTAAGATGTAAATGCATATAAAAAGTGAATTTATTTAACaggggtgggttttttttattgttgtattaacaaatgattttttttttcggagATCAGCATCCGATTAAAATTGTTCTTGTCTTGCGGAATTCTTTTAGATTTTAATGTTGGATACGTTTTTTCTCGCTGATCGTACATACTCTACTGTTAATTATCTGCTCACTAATTAAGAATAAGAATGTGTTTGTACACATTTTTAGTCACAtgtcagatatataaaaaaagaagatgtgttatgattgccaatgaggttAGATCCACGTGAGTTTTAGTCATAGCTTAGGTATCAGTCTTTTTGCTCTTACTGAACATACTCTacattaaacaatatttaaatctaaataatgaACTACAATTATACTGAAATAGAAGATAGTTTGGTACACCTTGTCAGCAAATCTGGTTAAAGTTTTTCCTCCTTGGAGCTGATTGACGTGTGATAATCACGTGTGATGCTATGTGTCTTTAATAAACAAGACTTTGGTCACTTTGGAGATTAACCTGTTTATGTGGTATTACGtacatatatacaaaaagaaatgtGTTGATATATGATTATGCACTATGATAGGTTTATCTAATTACCTTCACTTTTAATACAGACATCCGACAGTTTTGATTCAGACCAATGGCGTACATTTTGTTGTCCATATAACACTTTATCTTAAGATGCTTTTTACACGTTTCTGCGTAATATATACTTAACCTAGTAAGTTATACCTATTTGGCGGTTTATACTCTATAttcagattgttgtctctttgacatgcaCATTCCCGATTTCAATTTCATCTATATGCAGTGGAACTTTTTACAAAGGATGATTTTCATTGGTTCCACGAACATTTACAGAACATTGTGTAATTTTGTCAAAGAAAACTGCctgttatttcattatttatataattgtttgatCATTGAATAAATCAATAGTTCTAGTAATGCATTCTGGTTTTTTTAACTTAACTGCTATTGTACAAGGACTTAACATAATACTTATGATATAATGATAAGAAGGCCTTGAGGGTCATaataactttgatttttttaaatttttttttttaactttttcgtAAGACTTTATTAtttgttggttgtttttttttttttttgtttttttttggggggggggggggttggatttttttttcgtttagtAAACACCAAGCTTCTTCCATCCATAGTTGGATAGtgataaatgtacaaaatatcaAAACCGTATAGATGACAAATTAACATgagaaatgtacaatatcagcGTAAATCATATAGAGAAAGGTCGTTGCTACGCAATG
The window above is part of the Mytilus edulis chromosome 6, xbMytEdul2.2, whole genome shotgun sequence genome. Proteins encoded here:
- the LOC139528017 gene encoding uncharacterized protein; the encoded protein is MPTPRNFSCIICMKTHLKETNRRAIFNSGLRNYVESILKRHVYEHDTICLKCRTRIQREIQANKLVNNVTVAEKNKSNEKKQASSGGVLSPKTIQLPICSTTKSHRMCIVCKKQNSNRHKLIVVPNEAKTQTFIDKGIFISTNTRCCSDHLVGKYFKQEALKALKHTSSSTFFNRTDVNNLLDRTRSMLKDVGKLNFDVQIAMSDDDFVNLTGLTKQQFDVVATHVTDLRNSEVRSIRTCLAILLVKLRTGLSNTILGTLFSLKSYNIRRAVHSARESLIKNFVPSFLGFNHMSHSVFAQSHTTPTAKTLFTGNNEDTAVLILDGTYIYIQKSSYHKFQKKTYSMHKNRPLVKPMIIVGSDGYILSVLGPYYANGHNNDASITKHLFKTNAEDIKKWIKDDDVLVVDRGFRDAQAFLESLNLKVEMPCFIKKGQKQHTTEEANSSRLITKVRWVVESANGRIKQWRFLDKVVSNHFVPYIGDFVRIVSAFINCFRAPLINDFCNEEIGQTMLDKAQLGNQVQKYVEDNNLIRKKAIYSEVNGTENVLDFPKLTLQQIRDITMGVYQLKQAPRYTESHLSDDNYMLQTCRDRPNLLRVKLTSRHSSSRVYSLWIEFSGDEVTGWYCTCKVGARVVGCCAHIASTMWYLGYSRWELETPSTCKYADSILNAKDVPLETDSDSDSDGFIEE